The Paenibacillus sp. FSL R7-0345 DNA segment ATCCTGCAGCCATTTAGGGCTGGTAAGCTCCAGCCAGTCTGTCATCAGCAGGTGGCGGATGAACAGCTCTGTATCCAGAAAATCCACCTCGTAGAAATCTCCGCTGTGAAGCCGCGCCGGGAAGCCATACCAGTGTCCGTCCGGCGGGGCAGCTGTCAGCCGGAGCCGGGCAGTGAACGGCTTCAGCCTGCGTCCTGTCTCCGTCTGGGAGCCAGGGTCAGGCCCGTCCGGGAAATGCTGACCGGTCAGCTGCAGCTGAAGAATCGAGGACAGCAGATAGTATCTGGGCTGTCCCGCCTGCTGATCCGCAGGTCTTGCGATAAGATGGTCGGCATCGTAATGATTCTCAAGCCTGAGCGGACAGAGCTCAAGCTCGCCGTCTGTACCGTCGTAGATCAGCTTTACGGTGATCCGGCTTCGGATGGCATGATCCAGCAGCTCAAACATCTGCAGGCTGCGGGGGTTTACCGCAAAAAGCGGCAGCCGTGCCTCGCGCTCCAGCTCCTGCTGTCCGGTCAGGCGGCTCAGCAGATGGCCGATCCGCCGTATCCCCGGCCCGTTCTCGTAATTATACTGGCTGTAGCGGTAGGCCAGGTATTTAAGGATTTGCTTCTCCTGATCGGTCATATACAGATAAGGCAGCATAAAGCTGTCATCCTCATAGCAATAGCCGCGTTCCCTGGCTACGTACTGAAGCGGTGCACACAAGGAGGAAGCCATATATTCAATATCCCGCTGAGCCTGGCGCTTGGAGATTTCAAATTGCTCTGCGAGCGATCTGCTGTTCGGATAGCGGCCGGTTCTCACCTGCTGGTCGAACCATTGGATGCGGTGTGTATGGCTCAAGGAAAAGTCTCCTTTTCAGAGTAAATAATAAATAGTAGATAAAAAGATTATGTCGCAGCGGCCCCTATATGCTCCAGTATAGGCAGCCTCTCGTTATGTGACAATCCGGATATGAGACAAGACTGGCCGCCCCCGACTTATATCAGGAAGACAGCCAGCCGTTAAGCAGCAGCTTCAGATAGCGTCCACTTTAACCTGCGGCGCTTTACTGCACCGTTTGCATACCTTAACTCCAGTGCCGTCGCTTTTTACTTTCGGATAAAGCAGCTTGATGCGAGTGCTTGTACAGATCGGGCATGTCCCGCGGCCCCGTGTAGGAAGGGACCAAAGCACACGTCCGCGTTTTGTTTTGGGCATAGGTCTGCGTTCCTCATTTCGCTAGTTTAATTGTTACATCCGGAGTATATAACAGGTGGTACGACATAAAATGTCGTATCAGTTAAGGGGGAGGAAATTTTGTGGTAAGATAACCGCAATTGCTGCTCTGCCTGTCTCAGCAGCGGGTAAAAGCCTGTTTAATAAGGAGGGGATTATCATTTATACCATTTTGGAGGAGCCTGTTGGCGAAGCTTACCGTACACTAATTCAGCTTGCACTGGAAGTATGTGATACTTTTATTCTGGTCAAAAGGGATCAGATGGCGCTGGAGACGGAGGGGGTGGAGCTGCTGGAGCGTCTGCAGCCGTACCATATTAAAACGCTGAAGGAGGACGACTGGCCGGGGACAAAGTTATTCGGGCATTACGCTGACGTTCATTATTTCCGCTGTGCGCAGGAAGCCGCCGCTATTCTTTTGGAGTATACCTCAGGGCTTTATAGCTGGGTGCAGCCCCGGCTGCCGGATGACCTCTGTTTCCTGAAAAACGGGGAACCCTGGCTGACTAACACCGCTCATGAGCATATGAGTTTTCTGGACACCGGTGTGGAGGAAGAGTTGGTCAGATTAGAGCGCAGCGGCCTGCTGATCCGAGACCTGAGCGGATTTAACTGGTCGTGGGATGCGCATACATAGGTTTATATAGATAAGTTTAAGCCTGCTCAGAGTGCGGGCTTTTTTAGTGCTGATTTGTTCAGTAACTTGTTCAGATACGTTTGATGTGGGCAGACAGTTAAATGTGGGCGGAGGCAGAGAG contains these protein-coding regions:
- a CDS encoding WYL domain-containing protein, with the translated sequence MSHTHRIQWFDQQVRTGRYPNSRSLAEQFEISKRQAQRDIEYMASSLCAPLQYVARERGYCYEDDSFMLPYLYMTDQEKQILKYLAYRYSQYNYENGPGIRRIGHLLSRLTGQQELEREARLPLFAVNPRSLQMFELLDHAIRSRITVKLIYDGTDGELELCPLRLENHYDADHLIARPADQQAGQPRYYLLSSILQLQLTGQHFPDGPDPGSQTETGRRLKPFTARLRLTAAPPDGHWYGFPARLHSGDFYEVDFLDTELFIRHLLMTDWLELTSPKWLQDKVAARCRTVLHLLNPEEPN